TCATTTCCATATCCTCCTTGGGTGTATTTACAATACAATTCGCTTCCGTTCATGGGCAGATTGCAGGCAGGCGTCGATGACCTTCATGTTGTGAATCGCATCCTCTGCAGTGTAGCGGAGAGGTTTGTTGTTCAAAATCGCTTCGGCCATGTGGTCGCCTTGTTCACTGTATGCGTTTGCATGAGGAACCTCGATTTCTTTACGTCCTTCGCCGGTCGTTAAGAAGAAGTTCGCTCCGTCCTCAGGCAGGCTATAGGCGTAGGGGACTTCGATCAAGCCATCCGTTCCCACAATCTCAAGCGGGTTGCGATACGCCGCCCACATTCCGCAATCAAATGTCAGGGCTACATTGCCTTCAAATTCAATCAATCCGGATGCCATCATGTCGACAAAATCATGCTCGGGGGAGAAGAAAGCTTGAACAGTAACAGCTTCCGGTTCTTGACCCAGCAGGATGCGTGCGGCATTGATTGGATAACAGCCGATATCATAAATCGAACCGCCGCCCCAGTCTTTGCGAAAACGGACATTCCCGTGATTGGTGGAGCTGTTGAAGGTAAACGCGCTGCGTATGCCCCGAATGTCCCCGATGGCGCCGGCGACGATCATTTCCTTCATCAAGTCATACCGCGGGTGATAGCGGTACATAAAGGCTTCGGTCAGCACTACCCCGGCTTTAGCCGCTGCTTCTGCCATTTCAGCTGCTTCTGCTTCCGTCAACGCAAGGGGTTTTTCGCATAGAATGTGTTTACCGGCTTCCGCCGCACGGATGCTCCATTCTTTATGTAGATGGTTAGGGAGCGGAATATAGATAGCATCTATAGAAGAATCCTCGAGCAAGGACTCGTAACTGCCGTATGCAGTCGGAATATTCAGTTCCTCTGCCGTTTGCGCTGCCTTTCCCTGGTCGCGGCTCGCAATGGCAACGACATCATTGAGACGGGATTGCTGTAAACCAGGTATGACTGAGTGTTTGGCAATGCTGGCGCAGCCAAGGATTCCCCAACGAAGTTTTTGAGTCATGTTCATCAGCTCCTATGCAACTTATTAAGATTATATTGCGATTATAAAAGACAAGAATTAAAATTGATATAATATTATTTTGTAGTCTAATACAACAATATTGTCATTTGAGGAGTATTATGATGAAACGACAAAGTCATCTGTTAACCCTTCCGCAAATGCCATTCTTCTGTCTGCCCGAATCAGTAGGGATATACCGGGATGAACTGGACCATACCGTTACGCGGGCAGCCGGGTCTCTGAACAATTTTAATATTCATTATGTGGCTTCCGGTAAAGGGTATGTTGAAATCGAAAATGTAGTTCATACGCTTGGCCCAGGGGAAGCCGTGCTATATTTTCCTATGCAGGCTCAGCGTTATTACACAAGCGAGGACGATCCGTGGGATGTGCGGTGGTTCCACTTTTATGGAAGCGGTCTGCAGAACTATTTCATCGAACGTGGATTTCATAAAAGCCAGCTGTGGAGCATTCGGCAGCCGTCAGCCTTTGAGGAAGCGCACGAAGCGCTGTTATGTGAGGCGGAGACCCACCGGATGCTCAAGCCAGCGCAGCTGTCCACGCTAACGTATTCCTTGTTAGCCGTATTTGTGGAGCAGGCGTCCGCATTATCGGACAATAAATCGAACAACTCGGCCAACCGGATTCTTGAACTACTGCCGATCATGCAGCAGGAAGCGGCACAACCGTTTATTTTGGAGGAGTGGGCGGACAGACTTGGCGTCACCACCTACTATTTCTGCAAATTATTCCGCAATGTTATGGAGATGACCCCGATGGATTTTGTGACGCGCTGCCGTCTTCAGATGGCAAAGCAGTGGCTGCTCGACCATAAAGAAAAAACCATCGGACAAATTGCAGTGGAAGCGGGCTATCCGAGCGTCAGTTACTTTAACAAGCGATTTATGGAGCATGAAGGTATGACGCCATCTTCCTATCGTCGCTTATATGGGGTATAGTTATGGATATCACGTCGCCAGGTTAGGTGAGAACTCGACTTAGGTCCAGGTTCTATTCACACCTATAGTCGGTTATGGAAACGGCTTGCCTCTACTACAATGGAATTAACGAAGGATTTGACGAAATCCGGTTTCAATGAAATATGTAATCAATGTATGTGGGGGAAAGCCAAATGTCCGATAACCAAAATATATATGTTCTACTGACCGATACGGGTACGATGTTTACCAAACTGATTAAACGAATTACTGCCGCGCCCTATAATCATGCTTCGCTGGCGCTGGACGAGAACTTGAATGAAGTGTTCAGCTTTGGGCGCAAATGCGCCAACAATCCCTGGGTTGGGGGATTTGTTGAGGAAGATGTATACGAAGGAACCTTCCGTCACTTTCCAGGTACGCGCTGCGCTCTGCTCCGACTCGAGGTCACAAGGGAGCAATTTGAGGCGGCAAGAAGCGTGATTCAAAATTATAAGGATGAAGAGGATGCTTACGGGTACAATCTCATTGGTATGTTTGGCGTGCTGATGGGACTTGATATTATGAGAGAAAGATCCTACTTCTGTTCACAATTCGTAGCGGAAGCGATGAAGCAAAGCAGAATCCATTTATGGAATCGCCCTTCCTCCGCAGTAACTCCGAATGATTTCTTTCAGCATCCGGCATTCGAAGTTATTTATGAAGGCATGTTATATGACTATCCATTGCTTGATCAATCCAGGTTGGCTGGATTCCAATACCCGTTCCAAACGGCTTCAAGTTGAGTAACTATTGAGTTGATTTGTTGCATATCGAACCATAACTTCTGCCCTCGGCAGAAGTTATTTTTGTATGGTGCGATTCTTGAAAGCGTCAGTTTAATTGCGCATTTGCTCGTGCAATGATAGACTCGATTTTTTGTTCGTGACTGTAAATGCTTTTCTTTTTCATCAAGATCTGACCGGAGAGCGTCAGCAGCCTGGAAAGGGTATCGCTGGTTCTGGCCGATTCATTCGCCTTTACTGCTGCTTTGAAATTTTTCCACTCGGTTGTCATCAGTTTATTTGGCGTTGAGATTGCGCTTTTATCGCCCTTGATCTTGCTTTTGTAGGAATCAATCTCGGACAGGATAGAGCGGACCTTCGCCGCTTTGGAAGTTTTCTCTTTCTTGGCTGCCGTAAGTGCCGCCTGCTTATTTCGGATATCCTCACGTCCCAGGGTAACCAGGATCTTCATGCCACCGGCCTGTGACTGCAACATCTTGGAGAGCGTTTTGTCTTTGAGTTTCTTAGCAACGGCGATTTGCTTATTGAGAGCGGTATAGGTATTAAACAGCGGCTGGTACTTGGTTTTGGCTGCTTGGAGCTGATCCTCCAGCTTGCGGATTTTGTCCTTATCGATTTCGCTGATTCTTTTGCGGGTTTCCGAAGTTTTGGATTCATTGGCATAACGAAGGGAAGAGATTCGATCATCCCAATCCATCGCTTGCTTTCGTTCCGATTTAAAATTATCGTACTGATTGATGAGTTTGGTACGTACGGTTCCACCGGCCCGGTCCGCCGTGGCATTCAATTGGGTTTGGACCGCATCGGTGAACTCGATCGCAGCTGCATTCGCGAGAGGCATGGGGATTAAAGTGAGAAGTAGTGCCATAACAAGGGATGAGGTCAGTAATCTTCTAAACATAAACATCGCTCCTTAACATAACGAATAATCATCATGAGCGGCAGTCGCATCATGACAGGATGGCCGGACTCACGACAAAAAGCACCCGTTAGAAAGGCGCATTCAACGCCAGACTTACGGGTGCTTCCTTCGTAAGAGCTCCGATTCACTTTTTGTAAATATACAGGTAAATTTTGGTTTTGTCAAACGTTTATTCCCCTGAAATGAGCGAAAATCCTCCAAGAATGGTCATCCAAGCCTCCAAATCTCCCTCCCATGTGGGCCCTTTCGGTATTTGCTTGATGAGCACCCGATCCGAGAAAGAAGGAAGAGTAACAATACTTGGACTGCTGCTAAGCATGACAAATAACAGGGTTACGTTCGGATTGGAGTAAGTTTCGCGAATAACCTGATCAATCGTCTCAGCATCCTTTTTATGCGAGATGATCCGCACGAGCAGCGTCTTTTGTTCAGAATTCAAGCAGCGGTTAAAGCGTTCGATTCTTCGATCCAGCCGTTCGCGAAAAGCGGGGTAGTCATATAGCGGCTGCTCCTCCGGGTTGTTCTTGAAATCATGGAAGGATAAACAGGAGGATCGTTTGTCGCGTACATAATAACAGTTCACGGATTTACCATAAATGTCCAGGTTATCCCGGAGCATGAAATCACTGATTTGATGTTTAATCACTTTGCAAAATTCACGGGTCGAAGCGAAGTTGAACCAGTCCCACGGACCTGCTGCATGACGCAGCTTGTTTCTTCTTAGCTGGGCGGCAACTTGACAGTTGTGACCCAGACTGAAAATGGCATCAAACTCCATAGGGGTTGTCATGCTACCAGACCTCCTTGAATCTATCATTGGATATCATATGCAAATTGATAGAGTTGGTATGGAGTAGTGACCAAGGAAAGATGTGGGAGAGCTTAGCCACCGTTTAAGCTTAACGGTAGAAGGGAGTGAAACTTTGAGAGAAGGGGAGTATTTAGGCGCCTTCTAAAGGTGTAAACAACATGTGAATCCTCATCTGCTACTATACCAATGTATTTTTCGTCTTCCTTATCCGTATGTTATATTAAAATCAGAATATTCAAAGGAGGATTATTGCATGCGGCAAAAAAGATGGATTTGGGTACAAAATTTGAGGGAGATCGCATCATTGACCCTATAAACTGCGTATTCCCCTAAATTTACGGGGGCAACCACCAAGTGGAAGAGATTACTCAACCAAGTCAAAAATTACGGATCACAAATTTGAAAGGCGCGTTTGCCTGGCTGGGATTTTTGGTTTTTTTCAGCGTTTTGAATGAAACGGTGTTTAATGTGGCACTTCCGGATATCGCCAGACAATTTCATGTGGAGCCATCGACAGCCAATTGGGTCAATACAGGCTTTATGCTGTCGTTTGCCATAGGTTCGTTTGTGTACGGAAAAATATCGGATCTGTACGGGATCAAAAAAATGCTCATTATAGGCATCGTAACGTACGGCAGTGGGTCTATGCTGGGATTAGCGGCACATGCCTATTTACCTGCTGTGATTGCGGCAAGATTTATTCAGGGGGCAGGAGCCTCTGCCATCCCTGCGCTGGTCATGGTCATGATTGTGCGTTATTTCGATGCAAAATCTCGTGGAAGAGCTTTTGGTCTTATAGGATCGCTGGTTGCAATGGGCGAAGGAATCGGGCCTGTCATCGGAGGCGTTGTTGCCCATTATGTGCACTGGTCCGTGTTGTTTGTATTTCCTCTTATGACGCTTGCAACGATTCCGTTCTTTTTAAAAGTGCTGCCGGATGAAACCGAACAGAAAGGGAACGTTGATGTTACGGGAGCAGCTCTGCTCTCCGTTGGCGTAGTGCTATTTACCTTGTTTACGACCCATGAACATTGGATGTATTTGGCAGGCTGTTTAGCAGCGCTCGTATTTTTCGCCGTACGGATCAAGCGGGCCTCAAATCCATTTATCGAACCCTATTTATTCGTAAGGAAGAAGTTCATCGCCGGAACGATCTCGGGCTGCGTCATTTTGGGCATAGTAGCCGGATTTCTGTCCATGGTTCCTTATCTGATGAGAAGCGTCCATCATTTGTCTACGGACATGATTGGCGCGGGTATTATATTTCCTGGTGCCATGAGCGTCATGCTGTTTGGCATGTTAGGGGGGTTACTCGTCGATAAGAAAGGTCATCATTTTGTGTTCTATATAGGAGCCCTGATGATTATCGGTGGTTTTTTAACCATGGCTGTGCTGGCGGATCAATCACCTTGGATTGTGACAGCTATGCTGATTTTTGTATTTGGAGGCCTTTCATTTGTGAAGACAGTGATTTCAACGGTCGTTTCCGATTCTCTGGAAGAGAAAGAAGCGGGAGCAGGGATGGGAATGCTTAATTTTGCATGCTTCTTATCGGAAGGGATCGGAGTCGCAATTGTAGGAGGCTTGCTTTCCAGACGCTTGCTGGATTTCCCGCTTCTTCCGATGTCATGGAATGCTGAGGCAGACTTGTACAGCAACTTGCTACTTCTGTTTTCGTTGGTTATAGTAGCTGGAAGTATGATCTATGCATTGGCTTTTATCGGAAAAAGAAGCAGCCAAATCTGACGCCTAGATGCACATATGTGATCCAAATCCCGCTCTTTCTTGTAACAACGGAGAGAGCGGGATTTATGGTAACAAGCCTTTTATACGTCATGGTTAGCTGCCACTTCTGTATTGACTAACTCACGGATAACGCCTATATTGTACGAATAATAAATGGAAGGAGTTGTATTATTTAAAGAAAAACTGCATTTCAGTCTAATTTGCTGCCAGAACTAAATATTGGGGGAGAGCAATGAGGCGTAAACGAACCAATTCTCGCTTATTCTATCAATTTCTACTGTCGCATGTACTGATTTTTGCCATACCGTTCATCATACTTAGCAGTGTCGTGTATTATAATGCGGTCGTACGATTCAAAAGTGAAATTGAGGCATCCAATGTATACAAGCTGAACCAGGTTAAGAATACGTTCGACTTATTGGCACGCGGTCTGGACAACACGGCCTCAAGGATTTCGATTGACTCCGAATTGACTCCATTCGTAGTGAAGAGCGGGAAATACAAGGAAATTGAAGCGGTAGATGAGCTGGGCAAATATAAGGCAAATAATACGATAGTCGATGAAGTCGCGCTTTATTTTCATGGGGATGAGCGGCTGTATACTTCGTCCGGAATCAACTCATTCGATACATTTGCAAAGCGTGTATACGGATTTAGTGACCTGGACGGGATTCGCCTGGACGAGGAAATGAGCCGACTTCAGATCCCAGAAATCCGTCGTATCCAGACTACGGTCACGGGCAGCAGCCAACAGCAAAACGTGCTGATGTATTTGTTCCCGATTCCACGCAATAGCCAAGCGCCTTACGGCACAGTTAGCTTCTTCATTCGTGAATCGATGCTGACCGACCTGGTTGGTCCTATTTTAGGGGACTTTAATGGTAGCGTTTACATTTTGGATTCCAAGGACAGCATTCTGGCTTCAAGAAGCCACGAGAACGACCTGACAGAACAGGATGCTAAACAGTTACTTGTTTCCAAGACCCAGGATGGCATTCATGATGCCAAGCTAGGCGGCGAACATTATTCTCTAATGCAGGCTAAATCAAAATGGACGGGGTGGTCTTATGTCATCGTTATGCCAACCGATCAGTTTTTGGGAAGGGTACTGGAAATGCGGACCTTTGTATTGCTCATTTGTGGTGCAGTTGTCGCCTTCGGGATTCTGATCGCCGTACTGCTCTCGACTAGACAATATCGTCCGATCCGGAACATTGCAGACTATGTACGGACTTTACAAGTATGGACGCATGGAAACGATAACCGCCGCCATAATGAGCTCGACTTGATCCGCGATTCCGTTCAGGCTACGCGCGACCTGATGAAGAGAATTGATGAACAGCGTCCGATTGTGCGTGAGCAGTTTTTCGTCCGACTGATATTAGGTTTGATCAAGGATGAGGAGGAGACGATAGCTTTTTTGTCTCGGGAAAATTTGTCGCTTCCCGAAGAGAACTGCTTTGTGACCGTTATCCCGATGGACGGGAGTGAGTATATATCCACGCAGAACCGGGAAGAGCTGCTGCGGCTGCTGTCCGAGATATCCATGACGGATGCAGTTGGGTATGGAGTGGAACTCATACCAGATCAGTCCCTCGCCATCCTGATTAGCACGGGCTGCAACGAATCATGTCTGCGCCATGTCCAAGAGGAAATTGCAGGCGAAATTGCTCGGCTGTTCTAGCACTGCTGCGGGTTTCGGCCAACGGTCGGCGTGGGCAGCCCGGTATCCGGGCTGATTCATGCGAATCGGTCTTACATTGAAGCTTCAGCTGCTATGGAGCAAAGTGGTCGGATTCGCAAAGGGGAGATCGTATATTTCGCTGATATGTCCGAATGGCAGGAAGGCAGTGAATGGTACCCGATCGAAGAGCAAATCCGCCTTGTGCAAAGCATGAAGCAGGGAAACAATGCAGCAGCCAAAACCGCGCTGGTTAACATCGTGCACGATTTAGAAGGAAAAGAAATATCCTTGTTTTACTTCCGCTGTATGAGTTTTGATCTGATCAACACGTTCCTTAGAACGATGAATGAACTGAAACTGAGTATTCCTCAAGAGTATCGGAGCCATTTGGCGGAATTTACGACCTTGAAACAACTGGATGCGGGGATGACCGGACTCATTGACCTCATATGCGATTATGTGCAGGCCAATAAAGAAAGCAAGAACACCGCCATGGGAGCAGAGATTTTCCAATACATTGAGCAGCACTACCAGGAATATGACCTGAATTTGGAGAAAATCGCCGATCACTTCCAGATGTCCATTTCCTATTTCAGCCGTTACATGAAAGACCAGACGGGTTATACGTTCACCGAATATGTTACCCATCTTCGCATGGAGGAGGTCAAACGGCTGTTAAAGCACAGCGATCTGGCGATTAAAGATATTGTTGCCAGCGTTGGCTATTCGGACGTCTCCAATTTTATGCGCAAATTTAAAAATACAGAAGGTATAACGCTTGGGCAATACCGGAAACTGTATTCGTGAGCACAAAGCTGTAAATCTTCGTATAATCTTTCGATAAAACGCGTGTTTCTACTCGAAATTTTCGATTCGAGAGAACGCGCTTTTTTTGTCCATTAGCTTGGGGTCAGGGTAGAGGTAATCCTTAATAAGGAGGGCTGATACAGAATTGTAAAGAATCGACAAGCCACAGCAAGAATAACAAATTTACACGAATCCGCCTTGTCGTGGCAGGCAATGTAAAAAGTAACAACCCCAGAACAATATCTACAGATTTACGATTACATCTTCGAACAGATAGCATGAGATTTATTAACTGTGGTTCACAAGTTCAATTTGAGAAAGGGGTTGGTTGGTTCATGACAGCCAAGACACTGCTTGCTGCCAAAAGTATCGAACGCGGGCTCAGGAAAAGCAGATGGAAGACGGTTCTCAAAAATTGGGAGTTGTATATATTCGTTCTGCCCACGATGGCCTATTTTATTATATTTCATTATTTCCCGCTGTATGGCCTGCAGATTGCCTTCAGGGATTATGCCCCCAGTTCGGGGATATGGAACAGCCCATGGGTTGGTCTTGAGCATTTAAGGCGTTTTTTCGATTCTTATTATTTTTGGGATCTGATCGGGAACACGGTTGGCATCAGCTTGTATGAAATGATCGTTGGGTTTCCGATCCCGATTATTATCGCGTTAGCGCTTAATGAGCTGAAGAACGGGGCGTTCAAGAAGTGGGTGCAGACCGTAACGTATGCACCTCACTTTATATCCGTCGTCGTTATGAGCGGCATGATTATCGCCTTTCTGTCTCCGGGAACCGGTTTAGTCAATTTGGCCATCAAGGCTTTGGGTGGAGAACCTGTACAATTTCTGGGCGAACCGGGCTGGTTCAAGTCTGTGTTTGTACTCTCCGGTGTATGGCAAAGTATGGGCTGGGGGACGATTATTTACCTGGCGGCGCTGGCTGGAGTCGATCCCCAGCAGCATGAAGCGGCGATGATTGACGGAGCCACCCGGATGAAGCGCATATGGCATATCAATCTTCCGAGCATCCTGCCTACGATGGTGATCTTGCTCATTCTGAACGTAGGGAGCTTTATGTCCGTCGGGTTTGAAAAAGTATTCCTGCTGCAAAATCCACTGAATTTGGAGTCGTCAGACGTTATCTCCACATACGTATACCGAAGCGGGCTTGTGCAAGGCCAGTTCAGCTTCTCGGCTGCGATTGGCTTGTTTAACTCGGTCATTAATTTCATATTGCTGCTTACCGTTAATCGGATCGCCAAGAGAGTAAACGAGACAAGTCTATGGTAAAGGAAGGTGGATAACAACCATGAAAAGGAAACTTAGATCGGACAGAGTGTTCGAAATCATCAATTTCATATTTCTGTTCTTCATCCTGATCATCGTCTTATACCCACTCGTATACGTTATCAGCGCTTCTATCAGTGATCCTGTCTATGTGAATCAGGGGACGATGTGGCTTTATCCCAGAGGCATTACGTTTGAAGGGTATCAGCGGGTGTTTCAAAATCCGGAGATTTGGTCCGGTTACAGAAACACGATTTTGTATACGGTTGCAGGAACAGCCATCAACCTGCTGTTTACCGTTC
Above is a window of Paenibacillus sp. FSL K6-1330 DNA encoding:
- a CDS encoding Gfo/Idh/MocA family oxidoreductase, giving the protein MTQKLRWGILGCASIAKHSVIPGLQQSRLNDVVAIASRDQGKAAQTAEELNIPTAYGSYESLLEDSSIDAIYIPLPNHLHKEWSIRAAEAGKHILCEKPLALTEAEAAEMAEAAAKAGVVLTEAFMYRYHPRYDLMKEMIVAGAIGDIRGIRSAFTFNSSTNHGNVRFRKDWGGGSIYDIGCYPINAARILLGQEPEAVTVQAFFSPEHDFVDMMASGLIEFEGNVALTFDCGMWAAYRNPLEIVGTDGLIEVPYAYSLPEDGANFFLTTGEGRKEIEVPHANAYSEQGDHMAEAILNNKPLRYTAEDAIHNMKVIDACLQSAHERKRIVL
- a CDS encoding MFS transporter, producing the protein MTQPSQKLRITNLKGAFAWLGFLVFFSVLNETVFNVALPDIARQFHVEPSTANWVNTGFMLSFAIGSFVYGKISDLYGIKKMLIIGIVTYGSGSMLGLAAHAYLPAVIAARFIQGAGASAIPALVMVMIVRYFDAKSRGRAFGLIGSLVAMGEGIGPVIGGVVAHYVHWSVLFVFPLMTLATIPFFLKVLPDETEQKGNVDVTGAALLSVGVVLFTLFTTHEHWMYLAGCLAALVFFAVRIKRASNPFIEPYLFVRKKFIAGTISGCVILGIVAGFLSMVPYLMRSVHHLSTDMIGAGIIFPGAMSVMLFGMLGGLLVDKKGHHFVFYIGALMIIGGFLTMAVLADQSPWIVTAMLIFVFGGLSFVKTVISTVVSDSLEEKEAGAGMGMLNFACFLSEGIGVAIVGGLLSRRLLDFPLLPMSWNAEADLYSNLLLLFSLVIVAGSMIYALAFIGKRSSQI
- a CDS encoding DUF1796 family putative cysteine peptidase — its product is MTTPMEFDAIFSLGHNCQVAAQLRRNKLRHAAGPWDWFNFASTREFCKVIKHQISDFMLRDNLDIYGKSVNCYYVRDKRSSCLSFHDFKNNPEEQPLYDYPAFRERLDRRIERFNRCLNSEQKTLLVRIISHKKDAETIDQVIRETYSNPNVTLLFVMLSSSPSIVTLPSFSDRVLIKQIPKGPTWEGDLEAWMTILGGFSLISGE
- a CDS encoding cache domain-containing protein, whose amino-acid sequence is MRRKRTNSRLFYQFLLSHVLIFAIPFIILSSVVYYNAVVRFKSEIEASNVYKLNQVKNTFDLLARGLDNTASRISIDSELTPFVVKSGKYKEIEAVDELGKYKANNTIVDEVALYFHGDERLYTSSGINSFDTFAKRVYGFSDLDGIRLDEEMSRLQIPEIRRIQTTVTGSSQQQNVLMYLFPIPRNSQAPYGTVSFFIRESMLTDLVGPILGDFNGSVYILDSKDSILASRSHENDLTEQDAKQLLVSKTQDGIHDAKLGGEHYSLMQAKSKWTGWSYVIVMPTDQFLGRVLEMRTFVLLICGAVVAFGILIAVLLSTRQYRPIRNIADYVRTLQVWTHGNDNRRHNELDLIRDSVQATRDLMKRIDEQRPIVREQFFVRLILGLIKDEEETIAFLSRENLSLPEENCFVTVIPMDGSEYISTQNREELLRLLSEISMTDAVGYGVELIPDQSLAILISTGCNESCLRHVQEEIAGEIARLF
- a CDS encoding AraC family transcriptional regulator, which gives rise to MKRQSHLLTLPQMPFFCLPESVGIYRDELDHTVTRAAGSLNNFNIHYVASGKGYVEIENVVHTLGPGEAVLYFPMQAQRYYTSEDDPWDVRWFHFYGSGLQNYFIERGFHKSQLWSIRQPSAFEEAHEALLCEAETHRMLKPAQLSTLTYSLLAVFVEQASALSDNKSNNSANRILELLPIMQQEAAQPFILEEWADRLGVTTYYFCKLFRNVMEMTPMDFVTRCRLQMAKQWLLDHKEKTIGQIAVEAGYPSVSYFNKRFMEHEGMTPSSYRRLYGV
- a CDS encoding AraC family transcriptional regulator, which gives rise to MEQSGRIRKGEIVYFADMSEWQEGSEWYPIEEQIRLVQSMKQGNNAAAKTALVNIVHDLEGKEISLFYFRCMSFDLINTFLRTMNELKLSIPQEYRSHLAEFTTLKQLDAGMTGLIDLICDYVQANKESKNTAMGAEIFQYIEQHYQEYDLNLEKIADHFQMSISYFSRYMKDQTGYTFTEYVTHLRMEEVKRLLKHSDLAIKDIVASVGYSDVSNFMRKFKNTEGITLGQYRKLYS
- a CDS encoding ABC transporter permease subunit, whose amino-acid sequence is MTAKTLLAAKSIERGLRKSRWKTVLKNWELYIFVLPTMAYFIIFHYFPLYGLQIAFRDYAPSSGIWNSPWVGLEHLRRFFDSYYFWDLIGNTVGISLYEMIVGFPIPIIIALALNELKNGAFKKWVQTVTYAPHFISVVVMSGMIIAFLSPGTGLVNLAIKALGGEPVQFLGEPGWFKSVFVLSGVWQSMGWGTIIYLAALAGVDPQQHEAAMIDGATRMKRIWHINLPSILPTMVILLILNVGSFMSVGFEKVFLLQNPLNLESSDVISTYVYRSGLVQGQFSFSAAIGLFNSVINFILLLTVNRIAKRVNETSLW